From Gemmatimonadales bacterium, a single genomic window includes:
- a CDS encoding YtxH domain-containing protein: protein MTREQRISEESQETGGGGRRGRRTGAAGALVLAAAIGVGVGLLAAPQAGTKTRKVLRKRLSELGDDLEEGYEEVQELSGRARRRLQKGAGRLKKGADRLRERAERLRARAAEAAEASEDEEDLDEFEEEDELEEDEGSGRLGIVLALAAGLATTFLITSDRAAPARERIREAADTVRERAGEQWDRYQQRSSTTNGAPSASDAAANSMGGAPQAS, encoded by the coding sequence ATGACGAGAGAGCAGCGCATCAGCGAGGAGTCGCAGGAGACCGGGGGCGGCGGCCGGAGAGGACGCCGGACCGGAGCGGCGGGGGCGCTGGTGCTCGCCGCGGCGATTGGCGTCGGCGTGGGGCTCCTCGCCGCACCCCAGGCGGGCACCAAGACGCGGAAGGTTCTCCGGAAGCGGCTCTCCGAGCTGGGGGACGATCTCGAGGAAGGCTACGAAGAGGTCCAGGAGCTGAGCGGCCGCGCGCGGCGGCGCCTCCAGAAAGGCGCGGGCCGTCTCAAGAAGGGCGCGGACCGGCTGCGCGAGCGTGCCGAGCGGCTCCGCGCGCGCGCTGCGGAGGCTGCCGAGGCGTCGGAAGACGAGGAGGACCTGGACGAGTTCGAGGAGGAGGACGAGCTCGAGGAAGACGAAGGCTCCGGCCGCCTCGGCATCGTCCTGGCGCTCGCGGCGGGTCTCGCGACCACCTTCCTGATCACCAGCGATCGCGCGGCCCCGGCCCGCGAGCGGATTCGCGAAGCCGCGGATACCGTCCGCGAGCGCGCCGGTGAGCAGTGGGATCGCTACCAGCAGCGGAGCAGCACCACCAACGGCGCGCCGTCGGCCAGCGATGCGGCGGCCAACTCGATGGGCGGGGCGCCGCAGGCAAGCTGA